DNA sequence from the Cyanobacteriota bacterium genome:
TGCTTGTCTTGCTTTGTTGTAAGCAATAGTTTGTTTTTTGATAACCTCTTTGGCGTTATTAGTTGCGTTGCTCATTGCAGTCATTCTTGCTGCAAGCTCACTGGTTGTCGCTTCAAGTAGACTTTGGTAGATGCGGTTCTCTGTGTACATTGGAGCGAGTGCTGCAATCAGAGCTTCAGCACCAGGTTCAAGGATTTGATAGGGCTCAGCTTTAGAACCATTGTGTTCTATCACTGACTCACCAGAGATTGGCAAGAAATCAATACGCTTGACTTCTGAATGAACAAGTGAAATAAAATCAGTAGTAATGATCTCTACTTTGTCGGCAGCGCCGCTGGTGAATTCCTTGATAGCAGTATCGGCAATTAAATTAGCTTCTTGATTACTAGGAATAGAACTGAGGTTTGCAAAGGACTCAACTAATTCAAACTTGTCAGCTTTGTGTCTTGCCATTGCAGATTTGGCTTTGCGTCCGATGGTCATCAGTTTAACTGTTTTACCTTCTTCGTTTAGTTCTTTGATTCTTTTGATAGTTGCTTTAACAATGTTGGTGTTGTAGGCGCCGCAAAGTCCGCGATCTGAACTTACTGCAACAAGCAATACTGTGTTAATTTCTGTTTTGTTTTGAAGTAATTGGTTTGTCGCAAGATCTTCAGGAGATAAAGAAGCAACGAGATTGGCAAAAAGCTCAGCTATTTTCTTAGAATAAGGTCTAGTGGCTTCGATCTTCTTCTGCATCTTGTTCACTTTGGCAGCAGCGACTAATTTCATCGCTGAAGTGATCTTCATAGTCTTCTTGGTAGAAGCGATTTTGACTCGGATTTCTTTTTGGTTAGCCATTGATACTAATTTTAGCGCAGCTCCTTGGTTGTCAAGCTATTTTTATTATAGTTATATGATTGTTGAGGTCCTAAGCTTGCTCTATTTGTTCTTGGATAGCGCAAAATATCTCAAAACAAGTATCTGATACGGCTTGCATATCTTTGAGTGATTGTTCAATGACTTCTATATCAGTGATTTGTTTATCAGATTTATCTAGTAGATCTTTAATTTCTAATATTGCATCGTCAGCAACTAGATCCCCAGTCCTTATTTGTGTTAATACTGGTAGTAGTGTGTTTTGGATTGTTTCTTGGTCTAAATAGCGACTTATAAGGGCTATGCATTTTTGCTCATGCTTGATGACTTGGTTGATTGAATTTATCAATAAGTTACTATGAGGAGCTTCTACCCCTCTTGCTCCTAGCTCTTTCGTGAATAATTCATCTTGATATAAGGGTATTGAGCCTAGTCTTGTACTTGGATGATGCAAGTCAGCAAGCTGCTCTTTAGTTAAAGAGTCTAACACTTTACTATTGAAATACTCCAAAGTTAATTCTCCAAAGTTTAGTTGTGAGAGAGAGTTGGGCTGTATTCCTTGACTAATAAGACGCATGATCTGATCTTAGCAAATTAGATTATCTAATGCAAGTTATCGTGATCGCAGGATCACTTTCTTAATCTGAAAATCATTCTCTTCCAAGAGTTTAAGCGCTTTAGCTTCATCACAAGCCATGATAGTCATGACTAAATTAACAGCACGTTTCTTGAGTTTAGTATTAGTTGCCTTAAGATCCACCATCAGATTGCCATAAGTCTTACCAAGTTTGACCATTAAACCAGTGGAGATTATGTTGAGACAGATTTTTTGGGCTGTGCCAGCTTTGAGTCTGGTGCTGCCAGCTAATATCTCAGGACCAGTTTCAAGGAGTATCTTTTGATCGCAATGTCTAAAGATGGCTGCGTTTGGATTATTAGCTATTGTAATAGTTGTGACTCCAAGTTCACGCGCTGTTTTGAGTGCGGAGATTACATAGGGCGCGACACCGCTGGCACTAATACCGATAAGTACATCGCTGGAATTAATTGAACACTGTTGAATTAATTTCTCCCCGGCAATCTCGTCATCCTCGGCTCCTTCAACAGCATTACGCAAAGCAAAATCGCCTCCAGCAATAAGACCTTGAACCATTTCTGGGTGAGTCGAAAATGTCGGCGGGCATTCAGAAGCGTCAAGTACTCCTAGTCTGCCACTGGTGCCAGCGCCAACGTAAAACAACCGTGGTCCTTGGTAAGGCTCTTGATCCAGATCCACCTCTTTAAAACTCTCAAAGATCAAATCTATAGCTTGAGCAATTTGCTTCTCAGCATTCTTGAGAGCTTGCATTACAGCATGCTCTTCTTGGATGTGCAGTTGAACATATTCAAGACTACTGAGTTGGTCAAGGTTAACTGAATTAGGATTAGCACTTTCGGTTTGAGACATAATTTATACCAGCAA
Encoded proteins:
- the atpG gene encoding ATP synthase F1 subunit gamma — its product is MANQKEIRVKIASTKKTMKITSAMKLVAAAKVNKMQKKIEATRPYSKKIAELFANLVASLSPEDLATNQLLQNKTEINTVLLVAVSSDRGLCGAYNTNIVKATIKRIKELNEEGKTVKLMTIGRKAKSAMARHKADKFELVESFANLSSIPSNQEANLIADTAIKEFTSGAADKVEIITTDFISLVHSEVKRIDFLPISGESVIEHNGSKAEPYQILEPGAEALIAALAPMYTENRIYQSLLEATTSELAARMTAMSNATNNAKEVIKKQTIAYNKARQASITQEISEIVGGAAALAG
- the murQ gene encoding N-acetylmuramic acid 6-phosphate etherase, with amino-acid sequence MSQTESANPNSVNLDQLSSLEYVQLHIQEEHAVMQALKNAEKQIAQAIDLIFESFKEVDLDQEPYQGPRLFYVGAGTSGRLGVLDASECPPTFSTHPEMVQGLIAGGDFALRNAVEGAEDDEIAGEKLIQQCSINSSDVLIGISASGVAPYVISALKTARELGVTTITIANNPNAAIFRHCDQKILLETGPEILAGSTRLKAGTAQKICLNIISTGLMVKLGKTYGNLMVDLKATNTKLKKRAVNLVMTIMACDEAKALKLLEENDFQIKKVILRSR